The segment CATCGACCTGCCTGCCGCAAAGCAGCAGCGCTACGCCGAGGTGCAGAGCAAGCTCAGCGAGCTGGGCAGCCGGTTCTCCAACCAGCTGTTGGATGCCACCCAGGCGTGGAGCAAGCACGTCACCGACGAAGCCGCGCTCGACGGCCTGCCTGACTCGGCCAAGGCCCAGATGGCCGCCGCTGCCGCCGCCAAGGGCCTCGATGGCTGGCTGATCACCCTCGAATTCCCCAGCTACTATGCGGTGATGACCTACGCCAGCGACCGCGCGCTGCGCGAAGAGCTGTATGCAGCCTACTGCACCCGCGCGTCGGACCAGGGCCCGAACGCGGGGCAGTTCGACAACGGTCCGGTGATGCAGCAGATTCTCGATCTGCGCCAGGAGCTTGCCGAACTGCTGGGCTATAAGAATTACGCCGAGCTGAGCCTGGCGACCAAGATGGCCGAGTCCAGCGACCAGGTGTTGAGCTTCCTGCGCGATCTGGCCAAACGCTCCAAGCCCTTCGCCGCCCGCGACCTGGCCCAGCTCAAGGCCTATGCTGCCGAGCAAGGTTGTCCGGAGCTGGCCAGTTGGGATGCCGGGTACTTTGGTGAGAAGCTGCGAGAGCAGCGCTACAGCGTGTCCCAGGAAGCACTGCGCGCCTACTTCCCCATCGACAAGGTACTGGGTGGCCTGTTCAGCATCGTGCAGCGCCTGTATGGCATCGAGATCAACGAGCTCAAGCAGTTCGACGCCTGGCACCCGGATGTACGCCTGTTCGAGATCAAGGAGAACGGCCAGCATGTAGGGCGCTTCTTCTTCGACCTCTATGCCCGCGCCAACAAGCGTGGTGGTGCCTGGATGGACGGGGCGCGTGACCGTCGCGTAACGGCGCAAGGCCAACTGCAAAGCCCGGTGGCCAACCTGGTGTGCAACTTCACCCCTGCCGCGCCGGGCAAACCTGCCCTGCTGACCCATGACGAGGTCACGACGCTGTTCCATGAGTTCGGCCACGGCTTGCACCACCTGTTGACCCGCATCGATCACGCCGGGGTGTCTGGTATCAACGGCGTGGCATGGGATGCGGTAGAGCTGCCCAGCCAGTTCATGGAGAACTGGTGCTGGGAGCCCGAAGGCCTTGCCTTGATTTCCGGCCATTACGAAACCGGCGAGGCGCTGCCGCAGGACCTGCTGGACAAGATGCTGGCGGCGAAGAACTTCCAGTCCGGCATGATGATGGTGCGTCAGCTCGAGTTCTCGCTGTTCGACTTCGAACTCCACGCCAGCCACGGTGACGGCCGTACGGTGCTGCAAGTGCTCGAAGGGGTGCGCGATGAAGTGTCGGTCATGCGCCCACCGGCCTATAACCGCTTCCCGAACAGCTTTGCGCACATCTTTGCGGGCGGTTACGCAGCAGGCTACTACAGCTACAAATGGGCTGAAGTGTTGTCGGCCGATGCCTTTTCGCGGTTCGAGGAAGAAGGCGTGTTCAATGCCGAAACAGGTCGGGCGTTCCGTGAAGCGGTGCTGGCTCGAGGCGGCTCTCGTGCGCCGATGGTGTTGTTCGTCGACTTCCGCGGGCGCGAGCCGTCCATTGACGCCTTGCTGCGCCACAGCGGCCTGGCCGAAGAATCGGCAGCATGAGCGAGGACGCCGTGAACAAGACCAAGAAGCGCTTCATCGCTGGCGCGGTATGCCCGGCATGCAGTGAAGCCGACAAGCTGATGATGTGGAACGAAGACGGCGTGCCGCACCGCGAGTGTGTGGCGTGCGGTTTTACGGACACGCTCAATGAGCAGGGCTTGTCGGTGCCCAGCGAACTGGGCACGCGGGTCAACCAACAAGCGCCCAAGCCGGCAGCGGCGAAGGTGCAGACCGTGCAGTTCTTTCCCAATCCGAAGCTGAAGAAACCGGCCGATTGACCGCTGCACCGCTCGGGCGCAAGGCCCGGGCGGTGGGGCTGGTGGTAATTAATCGCGACCTGCACGCTCACGCAGTCGCCCACGCTTGCCAGCTCCCATTATCGAGCAAGGTAAAGCGTGATGAGCAACCCGCTTCTGCAAGATGGCAACGTGCCCGTCGACTACCCCTCCATCACGGTTCAAAGCATGCAGAATGCGTTCGACCAAGTCCTTGAGCGGTATGCACAAGGCATCGAGCGCGTGATCAACAGCCAGCCATCGATGCCAACATGGGATGACCTGGTGTTGGCCATGGATGATCTGGACGCTCAGTTGTACGCAGTGCTTTATGGGGTAATGCCATTTCTGGGCAAAGGGCAGGCCTGGAGTGACCCTATCCTGGCGTTTCACATTGCTGCCAACTCCGCGTTGGACTCAAGGTTTTGCAACGAGCAGCTTCAGTCGCTGTATGAACAGCTGGCGTACAGCGATATCGGCCGTAATCTCGATAGCCGCCAGCGGGCAACATTGCGCTGGCACGTGGAAAGGTTTCGCGTCAGTGGTGCTTCGCTGCCCAAAAGCGACAAGGCGCGGCTGCTCGACCTGCAACGCCAGATAACCGAGCTTGAAGAACGGTATCTGCTCAATCTCGATCATCCGGACGTGGTCGTCGATGACATCACTCAGCTGCGCGGTCTATCCCAACGCAGTCTCGATGAGCTGAACGAACGGGCAAGGCAGCGTGGCAATAACGGGTGGTCCATACCCTGCGAAAGCTGGGCTGTCGACCGTGTGCTGGAAGAGGCCGAGCTGGGTGCTATCCGTGAGCAGGTGTACCGGGCTTTCCATGGACGTGGCGTCAATACCGGTTCGTCACCAGATAATGGTCAGGTGCTGCAGCAACTGGCACTTCTGCGCCATGAACGAGCGACGCTGTTGGCGTTCTCCGATCACATGAACCTGAGCTTGGCGCGCAAAAGTGCAGGTTCGCCAGGCCAGGTTCGTGCATTCCTGCAAAGTTTGGCTGCTGGCATGAAACCCCTGGTGCAGCAGTGGCGCTCAGACCTTGAGCGTGACGCACAGAAATTGGGTCTGGATGACATGCAGCCCTGGGACCTACGCTTTGCCCAAAAGCAACTGCGAGACGCGGCCAAGATAGTGTCGAAGGAGGCGCTGCGCGAATTTTTCCCAATGGCTGCCGTGATCGACGCGCTGATCCAGCTGGCCAGGCGGCTCTTTGGCCTGGAGTTGAGGGCCACCCCTGCCCCTGTATGGGCACCCTCAGTTCTGGCTTTTGAGGCATTCCAGCACAACGCACGCATTGGCTTGCTCTATCTCGATGCTGTACAGCATGCCGGTAAGCAGGCAGATGCGGTGTTCACAACCTATGTGCGTAACCGCAGGGTCGACGCGGAAGGGATTTACCAGCAAGCGGTGGTGATGGTCTTCAGTGATGTGCCCGAAGGTAGCGCAGGCGCACAGCCATTGTTGGATCACCTCGCGCTGCGCAAGCTGTACCACGAGTTTGGCCATGCGTTACATCACCTTCTGGTGCGTACCGACAACCAGGTTCAGTCGGGCGTGATCGAACTCGGTACGGACGGGACGGAGCTATTTGGCAAGCTTTTCGAACGTTGGGTGTGGAACGCCGCCTATCTCGTCAGCATCTCCTCCCACCATTCGGACGGGCGTCAGATTGATAGGGAGCAGGTCGAGCGGTGCATCGCGCGCTATAAGCGCGAGGCCATTGGCGAAGCCGCGCTTGAGCTGAGCAAAGCCTTGTTCGACGTGGATCTGCACACGAAACCAGGTGACGGGAAAACCCCTCGCCAGCGATTCGCTCAATCGCGCGAACAGTGTGGTTATTGGCCCCTGCACGCCCATGAGCACCCAGCCCACGCCTTCGACCACCTGGCTACCGGGTATGACGCCGGCTATTACGCCTATCTCTGGGCAGATGTATGTGCCGTGGATATCTTTACCCGCTTCGAGCAAACGGGGTTACTTGATCGTGCGCTTGGACAGGTGCTGTTCGAGTCACTAATCGCCCCAGGGGCATCGCGCCCATTGCGTGAAGGGGTGAGACAGTTTCTAGGCCGTGAGACCAGCCTGCACCCTTACCTCCAGTGGCTTCAGGCTGCCGGATAATCGGGCTGGCAATTACCCGGCATGCCCTTTACTGTACATGCATACAGTAAAGGGTTTAGCCATGTCATATTCACCTCCTTTGAAGGGCCGCGGCACTGCGCATAATCCGCATAATCGCTTCGGCCACACCCACTCATCGTATGAGGATGATGGCTGGTACCAAGATGTGCCGATCACGCAAGGGACCGAAGTGCGGATCGAGACGGCCAAGACCGTGATCAGCCGCAATACCTCGCCCGACCTGCCCTTCGACCGGTCGATAAACCCTTATCGCGGTTGCGAGCACGGATGCATCTATTGCTATGCGCGCCCTTCCCACGCCTATTGGGACCTGTCGCCGGGTCTGGATTTCGAAACCAAGCTGATCGCCAAGACCAATGCGGCCGATGTGCTGGCGCAGCAGCTGAGCAAACCTGGGTACGTGTGTGCGCCGATCAACCTGGGGGCCAACACCGACCCTTATCAGCCGATAGAACGCGAACACTTGCTGACTCGGCGTTTGCTGGAGGTGCTGCTGAAGTTTCGACACCCAGTGACCATCGTCACCAAGGGCGCTTTGATTCTGCGTGACCTTGACCTGTTGACCGAAATGGCCAGCTTGCGCCTTGTGCGCGTGATGATCAGCCATACCACCCTTGATGCTGGCCTTAAGCGTGTGCTGGAGCCCCGTGCCGCTTCGCCTGCTGCGCGCTTGCGGGCCATACGCCTGCTGCGCGATGCGGGCGTACCCGTGGGCGTGCTGTGTTCGCCGATCATTCCCATGATCAACGACTGTGAACTGGAGCAGTTGCTGGAGTCGGCGCAAGAGGCCGGGGCGCAAAGCGCGGCCTACATGATGCTTCGCTTACCGCTGGAGGTGGCCCCTCTGTTCGAGCAGTGGTTGCACGATCACTATCCGCAGCGCGCAGCCCATGTGATGAGCCTGATTCGGCAAAGCCGGGGCGGAGCGCTTTATGACAGCCGCTTCGGTGCTCGTATGCGGGGTGAAGGTGTTTTTGCCCAGTTGTTGGCGCAGCGTTTCGACAAGACTGTACGCAAGCTGAACTTGGAAGAACGTGAATCTTTACAACTCGATTGCTCATTGTTCAGCCTGCCAGGCAGGCAGCTGCAATTGCTTTGAACCAATTAGCGTATATGTTGTCTTTCGCGAAAATTGATATCTAAATGCCATTATTGGATAGCCCGCGTATATCAACTCATGACTGACGGCTGTGATGTCTATGAAGTGGGCAACTGTGAACTGGGCCACAAAAAAATGTTTTGGTTAATTGTGAATTGCCTCTCATTTTTTGTGAAAGACGATCATTCGATGGTAGTGGCGATTAGCTGCCAGCATTACTGGCGCTCATGGTAGAGACCAGCTACGGCGCGGGTTTCACGTAGGAGCGTGTAGCCAATTCGAAGAACGCTCGTACCAATTTTGTAGGAAAAGGCTTACATGCTTGTAAGATATCCACCATTTCGTTAGCAATTATTGCTCGGGTAACCTCCGCGCCATTGTGGATCGTCTCACGCAACTTGAAAGCATCTGGTCAGCCTGGGTGGATATTCGAGCGAAGAGCTTTTTGCCCGTTATCAGTAATTGAAGACCTGTAACACGCGCTCGGTTGAATACCGTGTGACAGGGTCAGCGTTTAATTCATGGACGAACAGTGTGGATATTGCAGAAACTGCCAGCCTGAAAGATCGCGCCAAGAAAAAACTTGAACGCGATGCCGGCCCGCTCATTATCGATGCGCTCAACCACCCGCAGACCGTCGAGTTGATGTGTAACGGCGACGGCAAGCTTTGGCTCGAACAATTGGGCCAACCGATGAGGCACATTGGCGATCTGCGTCCGGCGCAGGCCGAGTCCATCATCAAGACCGTGGCTGGCTTCCATGGCAAGGAAGTGACCCGCAGCAAACCGCTGCTCGAAGGCGAATGGCCCCTGGACGGGTCGCGCTTCGCAGGCCAGCTTCCGCCGGTGGTGCGCGCCGCCACGTTTGCGATCCGAAAAAAGGCGGTCGCCATCTACACCCTGGACCAGTATGTGGAGTCGGCGATCATGACGCCGGCCCAGTGCGATGCCATCAAGCGGGCCATCCGTGATCACCGCAACATCCTCGTTATCGGTGGTACGGGTACCGGCAAGACCACCTTGGTCAACGCGGTCATCAACGAGATGGTCATCGAATTTCCCAGTGAGCGCGTATTCATCATCGAGGACACCGGTGAGATTCAGTGCGCGGCCAAGAACTTCGTGCAGTACCACACCACCGTCGACGTGAGCATGACCCACCTGCTCAAGACCTCCCTGCGTATGCGCCCTGACCGCATCCTGGTCGGTGAGGTGCGTGGCGAAGAGGCACTCGACCTGATCGATGCCTGGAACACCGGCCACCCTGGCGGCGCCGCCACGCTGCATGCCAACAGCGCCAGTGAAGGGCTGACCCGTCTCAAATCCCTGGTTTCCCGCAACAAGTCGGCTCCGGCCGACATCGAGCCGCTGATTGGCGAAGCGGTTCACGTCGTCATCTCCATCGCCAGAACCCCAGAAGGCCGCCGCATCCAGGAAATCCTCGAGGTTTCCGGGTACGAAAACGGCCGTTACATCATGCGCAACCTCTAGGAAAACATCGCACATGCAAGCCAACATTTCTCTGTCCCGCATCAATGCCCAAACGTTTGGCTACCTGGCGCTCTGCCTGTTGATGCTCTACGTAATGGTCACCCCGGAAAATGCCTTCGCCTCTACCGCCGGTAGCGGCACCCTGCCTTACGAGAGCTGGTTGGAATCTCTGCGCAAATCGGTAACCGGCCCAGTTGCCTTCGCCTTGTCGATCATTGGCATCGTGGTAGCGGGCGGCGTATTGATCTTCGGCGGCGACCTGAACGGCTTCTTCCGCACCCTCATTTTCCTGGTGCTGGTGATGGCCCTGATCGTTGGTGCCAACAACATCATGAGCAGCTTCTTTGGTACTAGCGCAGAGCTGGCGCAATTGCTGCCACTGCCTCAGCACACCCTGGTACAGGGTCAGGTCTGAGCCATGGCACTGCGCACGATTCCCATTCGGCGAGCCGGTAACCGGGACAACCTGTTCATGGGAGGTGACCGTGAGCTGGTGATGTTCTCCGGCCTGTTGGCCTTCGCGTTGATCTTCAGTGCCCAAGAACTGCGCGCCACGGTAGTCGGGCTAGTGCTGTGGTTCGCTGCGCTGTTCATTCTGCGGGTGATGGCAAAGGCCGACGCGAAGATGCGCCCGGTATACCTGCGCCATCGACGCTACAAGTCTTATTACCCGGCGCGTAGCACTCCGTTCAGGGACAACCCTCCAAGTCAGGGAAATCAATACAAATGATCGAAGGTATTGCGTATGCCATCGCAGCCCTCGGTGCGTTGCTGGTCCTGCTGCTGGTCCAGCGTCTCCTGCAGGTCGATGCCGAGCTGAAGCTGAAAAAGCACCGCTCCAAAGATGCCGGGCTGTCGGACTTGCTGAACCATGCCGCGTTGGTCGACGACGGCGTGATCGTTGGTAAGAACGGCGCCTTCATGGCAGCGTGGCTGTATCGTGGCGATGATAATGCCAGCAGCACCGACGCCCAGCGCGAGCTGGTATCGCTGCGTATCAACCAGGCGCTCGCTGGGCTGGGTAGCGGCTGGATGATCCACGTCGATGCTGTTCGGCGTCCGGCGGTCAATTATTCCAGCAAGGGTTTTTCGCACTTCCCGGATCGGCTTACTGAAGCGATGGACCAGGAACGTCGCAGCTTCTTCGAATCTCTGGGTTCATTGTATGAAGGCTACTTCGTTCTCACATTGACGTTCTTCCCGCCGATGCTGGCGCAACAGAAATTCGTCGAGCTCATGTTCGATGACGACACGCCGCCGCCCGATCACAAGGCGCGCACACGCAACCTCATCGAACAATTCAAGCGTGACTGCGTAAGCGTTGAAGGCAGCTTGTCATCAGTGTTGAAGATGACCCGTCTAAAAGCCAATGCGCTGGTCACCGAAGAAGGTGCACAGATCACGCATGACGACTTGCTCAGCTGGGTACAGTTCTGTGTGACGGGTATCAGTCAGCCTGTGCAACTGCCGAGCAACCCCATGTACTTGGATGCTGTCATCGGCGGTAAGGAAATGTGGGGGGGTGTTGTGCCGAAGATCGGCCGAAACTTCATCCAGGTCGTAGCCATTGAAGGCTTCCCGCTCGAATCCGCACCCGGCATTCTCTCAGCATTGGCCGAACTGCCATGCGAGTACCGTTGGTCCAGCCGTTTTATCTTCATGGATACGCACGAAGCGGTCCAGCACCTTGAGAAGTACCGTAAGAAGTGGAAGCAGAAGGTGCGCGGTTTCTTCGACCAGGTGTTCAATACCAACAACGGCAACATCGACCAAGATGCCATGTCGATGGTGCAAGATGCCGCTGACGCAATCGCCGAGGTAAACAGCGGGCTGGTCGCTCAAGGCTACTACACCAGCGTCGTTGTTCTGATGGACGAAGATCGGCAACAACTGGAAGAGTCGGCGCGTAGCGTTGAGAAAGCCATTGAGCGTCTGGGCTTTGCTGCACGTATCGAAACGATCAATACCTTGGATGCCTATCTGGGCAGCTTGCCTGGTCACGGCGTGGAAAACGTTCGTCGCCCCTTGATGAACACCCTAAACCTGGCTGACATGCTGCCTACCAGCAGCATCTGGACGGGCAGTGCCGAGGCGCCTTGCCCGCTTTACCCACCACTGTCGCCAGCACTGATGCACTGTGTGACCAGTGGAGCCACGCCGTTCCGTCTGAACCTGCATGTACGTGACCTGGGTCACACCTTCATGTTCGGGCCAACCGGTGCCGGTAAGTCTACACACCTGGCTTTGATCGCCGCGCAGCTGCGTCGCTACCAAGGTATGTCGATCTTTGCCTTCGACAAAGGCATGTCGATGTATCCGCTGGCAGCCGGTATCCGCGCTGAAAGCGGTGGCCAGTCGGGTCGTCATTTCACGGTTGCGGCCGATGACGAGCGTTTGGCCTTCTGCCCGCTGCAGTTTCTGGAGACAAAGGGCGATCGCGCTTGGGCCATGGAGTGGATGGATACGATTCTGGCGCTAAACGGCCTGGAAACGACTGCTGCTCAGCGTAACGAAATAGGCCACGCGGTGATGAGCATGTACCGCGATGGCTCGCGTACCCTTTCGGAATTCTGCCTGGTCGTCCAGGACGAGACCGTTCGGGAAACGCTGCGTCAGTACACCGTTGACGGGACCATGGGGCACCTGCTCGACGCCGAGGAAGACGGGTTGGCGCTGTCCGACTTCACCGTCTTCGAGATCGAAGAACTGATGAACCTGGGTGACAAGTACGCTCTGCCCGTGCTGCTGTATCTGTTCCGCCGTATCGAACGCGCGCTCAAGGGGCAGCCGGCGGTGATCATTCTCGACGAAGCCTGGCTGATGCTTGGCCACCCCGCTTTCCGCGAGAAAATCCGCGAGTGGCTCAAGGTATTGCGTAAGGCCAACTGCCTGGTACTGATGGCTACTCAGAGCCTGTCGGACGCCGCCAACTCCGGCATTCTCGACGTCATCGTCGAATCGACGGCTACCAAGATCTTCCTCCCTAACGTCTACGCACGCGACGAGGAAACCTCGTTGCTGTATCGGCGCATGGGCCTGAACGCCCGGCAGATCGAAATCCTCGCCACCGCCGTGCCTAAGCGTCAGTACTACTACGTATCGGAAAACGGCCGCCGGCTATATGACCTTGCCTTGGGCCCGCTTGCCCTGGCCTTCGTCGGTGCCTCCGACAAAGAGTCGGTTGCCGCCATCAAGCGACTGGAAGCCAAGTATGGCGACGGTTGGGTAGACGAATGGCTGGCCGCCCGTGGCCTCAGACTGAATGATTATGGAGTGGCCGCATGAGCTTCGCTGAACGCATGAAAGCGATGGTGCGCAAACGCCCCGCTGAACCTTCCGATAGCACCTCGAGAATTCCATCGCCGCAAGGTGCGGTATTGGACAACCCTTACCTGACCGCCCGCCGTACCTGGAATGACCATGTCGGCAGCGTCGTGACCTCGCGTCTGATGTGGCAGGTGGTTGCCATCCTGTCGATGATGATTGCGCTGGCCTGTGTGGGCGGGCTGATTCATATCGGCAGCCAGTCCAAGTTCGTGCCCTACGTGGTCGAAGTGGACAAGCTTGGACAGCCATTGGCGGTAGCGCCGGCGCAGGTGGCGCAGCCAGTCGATCAGCGCGTTGTGAAATCGCAGGTTGCCAGCTTCATTGCCGATGCGCGCACCGTCACCCCGGATGTGGCGCTATTGCGCAAGTCGATTTTCCGCATTTATGCGCTGTTGGGGCAGAACGATCCGGCTACGCAGAAGATGAACGAATGGCTCAACGGCACCAAGGAGTCCAGCCCCTTCGTGCGCGCTGCCGAGGAAACCGTCAGCGTTGATATCCGCTCGGTCATGCAGCAGACCCCGGAAACATGGCAGGTGGACTGGGAAGAAGTCACTCGCGATCGACAGGGCCTGGTCAAGAGCAAGGCCAACTGGCGTGCCCTGGTGACCACCTATACCGCCGAACCCACAACTCAAACCAGCGAAGAGCAACTGCGGATGAACCCGATCGGGACCTATGTGCGCGACTTCTCCTGGTCTAAGCAACTCTGAAGGACCGACCATGAACCGTTATCTTTGCGCTTTGCTCGCCGCCGCACTGCCTGCGTTCGTTCAGGCCGCGCCCGGCACCAGTCAGGCCGACCTGTACTTCTCGGACGCCAACCCCACCTTGACCCCGCAGGAAAAGGCCGCCCTGGCCATTTCCCAGCGTTGGCAGCAGGCCAGTGCCACCGGCATCAAGCCGGTCGACGGTGGGGATGGCACTGCCCGCTTCATCTTCGGTGCCCAGCAGCCGAGCATCGTCTGCGCCGTGTTGCAGGTGTGCGACATCGCCCTGCAGGCCGGTGAGCAGGTCAACTCGATCAACCTGGGCGACACCGCCCGCTGGACGGTCGAGCCGGCCATCACCGGTGTTGGCCCGAGCGAAGTGCAGCACCTGATCATCAAGCCCATGGACGTGGGGCTGGAAACGTCGCTGGTGGTTACCACCAACCGCCGCACCTACCACTTCAAACTCCGCTCGCACCGCACCCAGTACATGCCGCAGGTGGCCTTCACCTATCCGGAAGAGGCGCTGGCGAAGTGGAACATGATCAAGCAGCGCGAAACCACCGAGCGCAAGCGCGCGACCATCCCCGAAACCGGCGAATACTTGGGTAACCTGAGCTTCGACTACACCGTCGAGGGCGACACTGCCTGGAAACCCGTGCGGGTCTACAACGATGGCAGCAAGACGATCATCCAGATGCCGCAGACCGTGGCTCAGACCGAGGCCCCGTCGCTGATGGTGGTGCGCAAGGACGGCGGCTGGTTCCGGGATGACGAAACCGTGATGGTCAACTACCGAGTTCAGGGCGATCGCTACATCGTCGACACTGTTTTTGACAAGGCCATCCTGATTGCCGGCGTGGGCAAGTCCCAGGACCGCGTAACCATCCAGCGGGGTAAATGAGCATGCGCGTTTGTCTAGCACTGTTCGCCACCTTGTGGCTGGTCGCCTGCGCCAACGGGCCTTATGGCAACTTCGCCGAGCGCACATCGCCTGCGGTCAACCAGCAGCTGGCGCAGGCCACCGTTCGCCAGTTGGCGGTGGTGCACCCGCCGGCCAGCACCCGCTTGCGTTTTGCCCAGGAAACCCGTGATGGCTTCGGCACTGCTCTGTTGAGCACCCTGCGCGCCTCAGGCTATTCCGTGCAGGAGTTCGACCCCAAGGCGCAGCCAGCGCCTGCTGCCCGCGGTGTGGTACCTGCGCTGCCGCTGAACTACGTGGTCGACACCCCCAAGGACACCCAGCTGCTGCGGGTGATTCTGCGGGTCGGCCCAGAAACCCTGAGCCGTGCCTATGGCGTGCAGAACGATCGCCTGCTGGCCGCTGGCGCCTGGGTTCGCAAGGAGTGACATGGGATGAGTAAAGCTAACGATGCCATGTCCCCGGACGCCTCCCCCGGCAAGTTGAACCGCAGCAGCGGTGTGCGGCGTGTGAACAACTGGCCGATGTACATCATCGGCGGTGCCGCTGCCATTTTCCTGTTGATCATGATTCTTGTGGCAGCAGATCGGGCGGACAAGCAACACGACCCCGAGGACAAGAAGGCGGAGAAGACCGGTAACAGTAGTCTGTTCGCCAATCAGATCAGCGGAATGGATTCGGACGGGATCATCCCCAGCAAGGCCGAGCCACCAGCGGTACCTTCACTGAGCAATACACCTGTGCAAGAGGCGCCTGAGCGGCTTCAGGTTGTGCGTCCGGACAACCTCGATGCACCGCCCCTGCCCCCGCGTGGCGGGCAGCCGAGTGCCGACGCTGAGGAAGTGGAGCGCATTCGGCGCATGAAGGCGCAGCAGTTCCAGGAAGCAGTGATGGCCAAGAGTACGGTACGGGTCGACGCGTCTCGCAGCCCAGGCTCTTCAAGTGCCCCCCAGGACCCGCAGGATGCATTGGCGCGTATCGCAGCTGCACAGCAGCGGCTGACAGAACAGTCGCGCAGCGACCCGAACGCAGCGTTCAAAGCACGTTTGGCTGAGATACGTCAGATGCGTAATGAAAACAGCGGAATTGGAGGCCAGGACGACTCACCCTTTCTCGTTAAATCCGAGAAAAGCTCAGGGAAAAGCCTGAGCCAATTCAACGCCCAAGGTGGTGAAGAGCGCTGGGAACTGGATACCAAACTCGAGGCCCCACGCACTCCTTATACGCTGCGCGCCGGGTTTGTCGTGCCAGCGGTCCTGATTTCTGGCATCAATTCGGATCTACCTGGCCAGATTACGGGCCAAGTCACGCAGAGTGTCTATGACACCCCCACCGGCAAGTATCTGCTGATCCCGCAAGGCTCGCGGTTGGTCGGTTCGTATTCGAGCGATGTGGCCTACGGACAGGCCCGTGTGCTGGTTGCCTGGCAGCGTATTGTCTTTCCAGATGGCAAGGCGATGGATATCGGTGCAATGCCAAGCGCCGACGGCCTAGGGTATGCCGGCATGTCGGACAAAGTGAACAATCATTATGTCCGTGTATTCGGCTCGGCATTCCTGATGTCTGGCGTTGTGGCAGGTATCAGCCTTAGCCAGGACCGCAATACCAAC is part of the Pseudomonas parafulva genome and harbors:
- a CDS encoding VirB4 family type IV secretion/conjugal transfer ATPase, coding for MIEGIAYAIAALGALLVLLLVQRLLQVDAELKLKKHRSKDAGLSDLLNHAALVDDGVIVGKNGAFMAAWLYRGDDNASSTDAQRELVSLRINQALAGLGSGWMIHVDAVRRPAVNYSSKGFSHFPDRLTEAMDQERRSFFESLGSLYEGYFVLTLTFFPPMLAQQKFVELMFDDDTPPPDHKARTRNLIEQFKRDCVSVEGSLSSVLKMTRLKANALVTEEGAQITHDDLLSWVQFCVTGISQPVQLPSNPMYLDAVIGGKEMWGGVVPKIGRNFIQVVAIEGFPLESAPGILSALAELPCEYRWSSRFIFMDTHEAVQHLEKYRKKWKQKVRGFFDQVFNTNNGNIDQDAMSMVQDAADAIAEVNSGLVAQGYYTSVVVLMDEDRQQLEESARSVEKAIERLGFAARIETINTLDAYLGSLPGHGVENVRRPLMNTLNLADMLPTSSIWTGSAEAPCPLYPPLSPALMHCVTSGATPFRLNLHVRDLGHTFMFGPTGAGKSTHLALIAAQLRRYQGMSIFAFDKGMSMYPLAAGIRAESGGQSGRHFTVAADDERLAFCPLQFLETKGDRAWAMEWMDTILALNGLETTAAQRNEIGHAVMSMYRDGSRTLSEFCLVVQDETVRETLRQYTVDGTMGHLLDAEEDGLALSDFTVFEIEELMNLGDKYALPVLLYLFRRIERALKGQPAVIILDEAWLMLGHPAFREKIREWLKVLRKANCLVLMATQSLSDAANSGILDVIVESTATKIFLPNVYARDEETSLLYRRMGLNARQIEILATAVPKRQYYYVSENGRRLYDLALGPLALAFVGASDKESVAAIKRLEAKYGDGWVDEWLAARGLRLNDYGVAA
- a CDS encoding VirB8/TrbF family protein; protein product: MSFAERMKAMVRKRPAEPSDSTSRIPSPQGAVLDNPYLTARRTWNDHVGSVVTSRLMWQVVAILSMMIALACVGGLIHIGSQSKFVPYVVEVDKLGQPLAVAPAQVAQPVDQRVVKSQVASFIADARTVTPDVALLRKSIFRIYALLGQNDPATQKMNEWLNGTKESSPFVRAAEETVSVDIRSVMQQTPETWQVDWEEVTRDRQGLVKSKANWRALVTTYTAEPTTQTSEEQLRMNPIGTYVRDFSWSKQL
- the trbG gene encoding P-type conjugative transfer protein TrbG; the encoded protein is MNRYLCALLAAALPAFVQAAPGTSQADLYFSDANPTLTPQEKAALAISQRWQQASATGIKPVDGGDGTARFIFGAQQPSIVCAVLQVCDIALQAGEQVNSINLGDTARWTVEPAITGVGPSEVQHLIIKPMDVGLETSLVVTTNRRTYHFKLRSHRTQYMPQVAFTYPEEALAKWNMIKQRETTERKRATIPETGEYLGNLSFDYTVEGDTAWKPVRVYNDGSKTIIQMPQTVAQTEAPSLMVVRKDGGWFRDDETVMVNYRVQGDRYIVDTVFDKAILIAGVGKSQDRVTIQRGK
- a CDS encoding conjugal transfer protein TrbH; the encoded protein is MRVCLALFATLWLVACANGPYGNFAERTSPAVNQQLAQATVRQLAVVHPPASTRLRFAQETRDGFGTALLSTLRASGYSVQEFDPKAQPAPAARGVVPALPLNYVVDTPKDTQLLRVILRVGPETLSRAYGVQNDRLLAAGAWVRKE
- a CDS encoding TrbI/VirB10 family protein, which gives rise to MSKANDAMSPDASPGKLNRSSGVRRVNNWPMYIIGGAAAIFLLIMILVAADRADKQHDPEDKKAEKTGNSSLFANQISGMDSDGIIPSKAEPPAVPSLSNTPVQEAPERLQVVRPDNLDAPPLPPRGGQPSADAEEVERIRRMKAQQFQEAVMAKSTVRVDASRSPGSSSAPQDPQDALARIAAAQQRLTEQSRSDPNAAFKARLAEIRQMRNENSGIGGQDDSPFLVKSEKSSGKSLSQFNAQGGEERWELDTKLEAPRTPYTLRAGFVVPAVLISGINSDLPGQITGQVTQSVYDTPTGKYLLIPQGSRLVGSYSSDVAYGQARVLVAWQRIVFPDGKAMDIGAMPSADGLGYAGMSDKVNNHYVRVFGSAFLMSGVVAGISLSQDRNTNNGFGGGNQQQTASSAMSEALGQQLGQVTAQMIAKNLNIAPTLEIRPGFRFNVMVTKDMVFSKPYQAFDY